DNA sequence from the Parachlamydia acanthamoebae genome:
TCACATTGCTCAGCTTCATCTAAATAAGCGGTGCTCCAAAGGACTGACACACCTTCATCAATCAACTGGTGAACCATCTTCCATAATTCACGTCGAGAAACAGGATCAACTCCGACGCTGGGCTCATCCAATAATAATAACTGAGGTGTCCGGATCAATGCACAGGCCAGCCCAAGTTTTTGCTTCATCCCTCCCGAAAGAGCACCTGCTAGTCTCTCTGTAAAAGGTTCTAAAGATGTAAATTTTAATAGTTTTTCGAACGTTTCTTTGCGTTCATTTTTTGGCACGCCCCTCAAACTTGCGTAAAGATCAAGGTTTTGCTGAACGCTCAAATCTTCATAAAGACCAAATTTTTGCGGCATATATCCAAGAATGAGATGAATCTCTTCAGCATCATTAACCGTATCAAACCCAGCTACCGATATATTTCCTTTTGTGGGTAGAAGCAATCCAGCCATGAGACGAATCAGAGTCGTTTTCCCTGCACCATCGGGCCCGACTAACCCCACAATTTTCCCTTTCGGAACGGATGCTTGAATACAATCCAGGGCCGGAGCTGATCCTTTTTCAAAAATTTTAGTTAATTGATTGATTTGAACAAGATCACTCACGATTGTTCCTGATGGGGATCATCCCCCAATTTAAGTCTCACTGTTACCGGCATGCCTTGTCGTAAATATCGATCTGGGTCATCTACAATAACTCTTAAACGATAAACAAGATCGGTCCGCAACTGGGTGGTTTCCACGGTTTTCGGAGTGAATTCGGAAACAGGTGAGATAAAACCAATATGTCCATGATAGACAGGCATAGTGGGAGTATCCGTATAAACTTCTGCCGGCATGTTGGGGTAAATCTTTCCTAAATTACCCTCTGAAACATAGGCTCGAATCCATAAGGGAGATTTAATGGAAACCGTACAAACAGGATCACTTTCTTTGACGACAGAACCTGGTTCCCGAATTCTGGTTAAAATAAACCCATCTGTCGGAGCATACATTTCTGTATAAAACAAGTTATCTTGTGCAACACGCAAAGAGGCTTGAGATTGTTCTAAATTTGCGGTTAAAACATTCCAATTTGAATAAGCATCATCTAAATCTTCTTGTGAAACAGATCCTGACGGAAGTAGCTCTTGCCTTCTTTTGTAGAGCTTCTCTGCATTCGCTAAATTGGCACTAATCGATTTGACGTTCGCTTCAGCTTGTGCGACCTGATCTTCATAGATTTTTTTATCAAGCACTCCGACCAATGTTCCCGCATGAACTTCATCACCTTCGTCAAAAAATAATTTTTCAACCAGTCCACTTACACGAAAGCCTAGATCAACCTGCCGAATATCGACATTTCCATAAAGAATCAGTTCATTAGACCGGTCTTTCCCTGAAAAATACTTGTAAATCGCGAATATTCCTGCTGCAAGTAGAATAAAGATCAGGAAAATAATCAAAGCTCTTTTCATTTTCGTCTCGCGTCACATTTATTTTATAAATTAAAACCCTATATTCCATTTTTAGAAAAGGTTGTCAAGGGAACCCACAAATGAATGCTTTAAACAAATTTTGCATTTCCTCATTTAAAAATTTAAGTGTTCTTATTTTTTTATAGACAAAAGTTACAATTTAAGAGAAAATAGAAGCTTTAATAATAGAATTTAGGCTTTTTATAATATGTCTACTCCTTCAAAAATCTATGATCGTAAAAATCCTTTTTTAGCCACAATCAAAGAGAGATATTCGCTTTGCAATCCCGGCTCCAAAAAAAATACCTATCATTTAGTTTTGGATTTAAAAGATTCTGGAATCTCTTATGCTGTTGGGGATAGCGTCGCTATTTTCCCTCAACACGATGTCGAACTTGTCGATCAAACATTGCAAATTTTAAACGCTTCCGGAGACGAAATCGTTTTTGACAAACGTGCTCAAGAAACACTTCCTCTTCGTGCATTTTTAACAACAAAAGCGGCTATTACAACAGTCAGTCGCAAGTTATACACAGAAACTGCTGCTAGACAGCTGGACGCTGATAAAAAAGCCCAACTCGATTATTTTTTGCAAAGTGAAAATCAGCCTCTACTGAAATCTTATCTGGAAGAACATGGCCTGTGGGAATTTTTAGAAGAACACCAAGAAGTTCAATGGGATCTACAAGAACTCTGTAATTGCTTAATGCCTCTTCTTCCCCGCTTTTACTCAATCGCCTCTTCTATGAAAGCTGTCGGTGAAGAAATGCACCTGACTGTTGCCCTTCCTCACACACTGACAGATGAACAAATAAAACGGGGTGTTTGCACGCATTATTTATGTCATTTAGCCCCTTTAAATGAATCTGTCGTCCCTCTCTACGTTCAAGCTCACCACGGATTCACGACTCCAGAAAACATCCACGCCCCTATGATTATGATTGGACCAGGAACAGGCATTGCCCCCTTCCGCGCTTTTATGCAA
Encoded proteins:
- a CDS encoding efflux RND transporter periplasmic adaptor subunit; its protein translation is MKRALIIFLIFILLAAGIFAIYKYFSGKDRSNELILYGNVDIRQVDLGFRVSGLVEKLFFDEGDEVHAGTLVGVLDKKIYEDQVAQAEANVKSISANLANAEKLYKRRQELLPSGSVSQEDLDDAYSNWNVLTANLEQSQASLRVAQDNLFYTEMYAPTDGFILTRIREPGSVVKESDPVCTVSIKSPLWIRAYVSEGNLGKIYPNMPAEVYTDTPTMPVYHGHIGFISPVSEFTPKTVETTQLRTDLVYRLRVIVDDPDRYLRQGMPVTVRLKLGDDPHQEQS
- a CDS encoding sulfite reductase, which codes for MSTPSKIYDRKNPFLATIKERYSLCNPGSKKNTYHLVLDLKDSGISYAVGDSVAIFPQHDVELVDQTLQILNASGDEIVFDKRAQETLPLRAFLTTKAAITTVSRKLYTETAARQLDADKKAQLDYFLQSENQPLLKSYLEEHGLWEFLEEHQEVQWDLQELCNCLMPLLPRFYSIASSMKAVGEEMHLTVALPHTLTDEQIKRGVCTHYLCHLAPLNESVVPLYVQAHHGFTTPENIHAPMIMIGPGTGIAPFRAFMQERMAQNAPGKNWLFFGEWHRAHNFFYEGYWRDLEAKGNLRLDAAFSRDQEQKIYVQHLLLEKGAEVFEWLQNGATLFVCGDAHQMAKDVEKTLKQIVSTHGKLDEAETEKYLKTLKSEKRYLRDVY